The Micromonospora sp. NBC_00421 genome contains a region encoding:
- a CDS encoding sulfotransferase family protein → MSAGPRRATMDRLRRVVRGTRAWGRAALPGRVGALPDFLIIGGQRCGTTSLHHYLAAHPDVRVATGKELQFFSLHFRRGPRWYRAHFPPAAPGLRSFEASPYYLFHPDVPARVAATLPEARFVALLRDPVERAYSHYLHTRSYGVEPLGFAEALAAEPGRLAGALADGPDTPAAHHALRNFSYAARGRYAEQLDRWYAHLPRERLHVIRSEDLYADPATTYAGVLRFLGLAPFTPAEFARHTRRTDTGPSQLTPELRAVLAAEFAPHNARLADLLDWPRTW, encoded by the coding sequence GTGAGCGCGGGGCCGCGCCGGGCCACCATGGACCGACTCCGCCGGGTGGTACGCGGCACCCGCGCCTGGGGGCGGGCGGCGCTGCCCGGCCGGGTCGGCGCGCTGCCGGACTTCCTGATCATCGGCGGGCAGCGCTGCGGCACCACCTCGCTGCACCACTACCTCGCCGCGCATCCCGACGTGCGGGTCGCCACCGGCAAGGAACTCCAGTTCTTCAGCCTGCACTTCAGGCGTGGGCCGCGCTGGTACCGGGCGCACTTCCCACCGGCCGCCCCCGGCCTACGCAGCTTCGAGGCCAGCCCCTACTACCTGTTCCACCCCGACGTTCCGGCCCGGGTAGCGGCGACACTGCCCGAGGCCCGGTTCGTGGCGCTGCTGCGCGACCCGGTCGAGCGGGCCTACTCGCACTACCTGCACACCCGCTCGTACGGGGTGGAACCGCTGGGCTTCGCCGAGGCGCTCGCCGCCGAACCGGGGCGGCTGGCCGGGGCGCTGGCCGACGGGCCGGACACCCCCGCGGCCCACCACGCGCTGCGCAACTTCTCCTACGCCGCCCGGGGCCGCTACGCCGAACAGCTCGACCGCTGGTACGCCCACCTGCCCCGGGAACGGCTGCACGTGATCCGCAGCGAGGACCTGTACGCCGATCCGGCCACCACCTATGCGGGCGTGCTGCGCTTCCTCGGCCTGGCCCCGTTCACCCCGGCGGAGTTCGCCCGGCACACCCGCCGGACGGACACCGGCCCGTCCCAGCTCACCCCCGAGCTGCGGGCCGTCCTGGCCGCCGAGTTCGCCCCGCACAACGCCCGCTTGGCCGACCTGCTCGACTGGCCCCGTACCTGGTGA
- a CDS encoding glycosyltransferase family 4 protein produces MPFRDEAADRGDQLRPDRSGPTATCPPGWRPLRVAMIGQKGVPATHGGIERHVEEMASRLAGLGHEVTVYCRDSYGAVEAQQHRGIRLRRARTVPSKHLDAIVHSATSTVAALTERPDIVHYHGLGPVLTAPLARYASRARVVLTVHGLDNQRDKWGPAARAVLGTAYRLSGHLPDARVTVSQGLAAHYTSRFGRPARYIPNGVAVPTHRPPGELSRFGLRPGGYLLLVGRLVPEKAADLLVRAFRRLPTDLRLAIVGGSAFTDGYVARLREAAGDDPRIVFTDFVYGDLLAELYSHAAAFVQPSRLEGLPLTLLEAASYGLPVVASDIEPHLEVLDRDGPGQRLFRDGDGDDLLRALATVTADIPAERAGAALLRDRVLAEYSWDVAARELERLYFSLALRGPRPVRDVKSPTVGVTAHVPGPRRPLD; encoded by the coding sequence GTGCCGTTCCGTGACGAAGCCGCCGACCGGGGAGACCAGCTCCGCCCCGACCGCTCGGGGCCGACCGCGACCTGCCCGCCCGGTTGGCGTCCGCTGCGGGTGGCGATGATCGGCCAGAAGGGCGTGCCGGCCACCCACGGGGGGATCGAACGGCACGTGGAGGAGATGGCCAGCCGGCTGGCCGGGCTCGGCCACGAGGTCACCGTCTACTGCCGGGACAGCTACGGCGCGGTGGAGGCCCAGCAGCACCGGGGCATCCGGCTGCGGCGGGCGCGTACCGTGCCCAGCAAGCACCTCGACGCCATCGTGCACTCGGCCACCTCGACCGTGGCGGCGCTGACCGAGCGCCCCGACATCGTGCACTACCACGGTCTCGGCCCGGTGCTGACCGCGCCGCTGGCCCGTTACGCCTCCCGGGCCAGGGTGGTGCTCACCGTGCACGGGCTGGACAACCAGCGGGACAAGTGGGGCCCGGCCGCGCGGGCGGTGCTCGGCACCGCGTACCGGCTCAGCGGGCACCTGCCGGACGCCCGGGTGACCGTGTCGCAGGGCCTGGCGGCGCACTACACCAGCCGGTTCGGCCGCCCGGCCCGGTACATCCCCAACGGGGTGGCCGTCCCGACCCACCGGCCGCCGGGGGAGCTGTCCCGGTTCGGCCTGCGCCCCGGCGGCTATCTGCTGCTGGTCGGCCGGCTCGTCCCGGAGAAGGCCGCCGACCTGCTCGTCCGGGCGTTCCGGCGGTTGCCGACCGACCTGCGGCTGGCCATCGTCGGCGGCTCGGCCTTCACCGACGGGTACGTCGCCCGGCTCCGCGAGGCCGCCGGCGACGACCCGCGCATCGTCTTCACCGACTTCGTCTACGGCGACCTGCTGGCCGAGTTGTACTCGCACGCGGCGGCCTTCGTGCAGCCGTCCCGCCTGGAGGGGCTGCCGCTGACCCTGCTGGAGGCCGCCTCGTACGGGCTGCCGGTGGTGGCCAGCGACATCGAACCGCATCTGGAGGTGCTGGACCGCGACGGTCCAGGGCAGCGGCTGTTCCGCGACGGCGACGGCGACGACCTGCTCCGGGCCCTGGCCACGGTGACCGCCGACATACCGGCCGAACGGGCCGGCGCCGCGCTGCTGCGTGACCGGGTGCTCGCCGAGTACAGCTGGGACGTGGCCGCCCGTGAGCTGGAACGGCTCTACTTCTCGCTGGCGCTGCGCGGGCCCCGCCCGGTTCGGGACGTTAAGTCGCCCACGGTCGGCGTAACGGCCCATGTCCCGGGCCCTCGGCGACCGTTAGATTAG
- a CDS encoding flippase, translating to MPESSARADRDVRETARGDQHVRGMARGGGLNLLGALLSQAAVFLIMLLLARVLGIREVGRYAQCYAVLSLAGLLSLSGFRAGLTRFVAVHLADDDAPALRGTVRLGLAVSAGSSVVLAGALAWGAPWLADRLHDPGLVTGLRLVALTLPASTVCEAALAATRGWRTQRPFTFIGQLYEPGTRLLLTTLALVTGAGLTGAFWALVVAGWSAALFALVALGRLVRRVPPARPVHRPGELFRFSTVSWVSSLSSTGLIWVDTLLLGFFANQEIGVYNVATRLVTVAIFVLAPVNAAFGPYLAHLYHRGDLDDVRRVYAVATGWVVRLSLPAFVALLVLPGDLLRVFGGEVATGAAVTVILALGQLVNAATGPCGTVLNMSGRVAVNMADNLVALVLNVLLNLWLIPAYGIVGAAAAWSASLIVVNIARVVQVRYLTGALPFTVGMAKGLVAGVVALAAGLLVRWLVPGWPWRPVAGLTTIVAVYLATVLALGLSREDLMVLRTLARRRRRGVPPDAGDGPTPADLPGVDPLDRADGGLPGSGVAGDGRDTSGRVVSR from the coding sequence GTGCCCGAATCGTCCGCGCGGGCCGACCGGGACGTCCGGGAAACGGCCCGGGGCGACCAGCACGTCCGGGGAATGGCCCGGGGCGGCGGGCTCAACCTGCTCGGCGCCCTGCTCAGCCAGGCCGCCGTCTTCCTGATCATGCTGTTGCTGGCCCGGGTGCTGGGCATCCGGGAGGTCGGCCGGTACGCCCAGTGCTACGCGGTGCTGTCGCTGGCCGGGCTGCTGTCGCTGTCCGGGTTCCGGGCCGGGTTGACCCGGTTCGTCGCGGTGCATCTGGCCGACGACGACGCCCCGGCGCTGCGCGGCACCGTCCGGTTGGGCCTGGCCGTCTCGGCCGGCTCGTCGGTCGTCCTCGCCGGGGCGCTGGCCTGGGGCGCACCGTGGCTGGCCGACCGGCTGCACGACCCGGGGCTGGTCACCGGCCTGCGACTGGTAGCGCTGACCCTGCCCGCCTCGACGGTCTGCGAGGCGGCCCTGGCGGCGACCCGGGGCTGGCGTACCCAGCGGCCGTTCACCTTCATCGGGCAGCTCTACGAGCCGGGCACCCGGCTGCTGCTCACCACGCTCGCCCTGGTCACCGGGGCCGGGCTGACCGGTGCGTTCTGGGCACTGGTGGTGGCCGGCTGGTCGGCCGCCCTGTTCGCCCTGGTGGCCCTGGGCCGGCTGGTCCGCCGGGTGCCGCCGGCCCGCCCGGTGCACCGGCCCGGGGAACTGTTCCGCTTCTCCACTGTCAGCTGGGTGTCGTCGCTGTCGTCGACCGGGCTGATCTGGGTGGACACCCTGCTGCTCGGCTTCTTCGCCAACCAGGAGATCGGCGTCTACAACGTCGCCACCCGACTGGTCACCGTGGCCATCTTCGTCCTCGCGCCGGTCAACGCCGCGTTCGGCCCGTATCTGGCGCACCTCTACCACCGGGGGGACCTCGACGACGTCCGCCGGGTCTACGCGGTGGCGACGGGCTGGGTGGTCCGGCTGTCGCTGCCGGCGTTCGTGGCGCTGCTGGTGCTCCCCGGCGACCTGCTGCGGGTCTTCGGCGGCGAGGTCGCCACCGGCGCGGCGGTGACAGTGATCCTGGCCCTCGGCCAGCTCGTCAACGCGGCGACCGGCCCGTGCGGCACGGTGCTGAACATGTCCGGCCGGGTGGCCGTCAACATGGCCGACAACCTGGTCGCCCTGGTGCTCAACGTGCTGCTCAACCTGTGGCTCATCCCCGCGTACGGGATCGTCGGTGCGGCGGCGGCCTGGAGCGCCTCGCTGATCGTGGTCAACATCGCCCGGGTGGTGCAGGTCCGCTACCTGACCGGCGCGTTGCCGTTCACCGTCGGGATGGCCAAGGGGCTCGTCGCCGGGGTGGTCGCGCTGGCCGCCGGGCTGCTGGTGCGCTGGCTGGTGCCGGGCTGGCCGTGGCGGCCGGTCGCCGGGCTGACCACGATCGTGGCGGTCTACCTGGCGACCGTGTTGGCGCTGGGACTCAGCCGGGAGGATCTGATGGTGCTGCGCACCCTGGCCCGCCGTCGCCGTCGCGGCGTCCCGCCCGACGCGGGGGACGGCCCCACGCCGGCCGACCTTCCGGGCGTCGACCCCCTCGACCGGGCCGACGGCGGTCTGCCCGGGTCCGGCGTGGCCGGGGACGGCAGGGACACCTCCGGCCGGGTGGTGTCGCGGTGA
- a CDS encoding sugar phosphate isomerase/epimerase family protein, translated as MNEEQRRMAADPQYRAQVTRRRLLAASAGAAAVLGAAGLPVLQTKAPARADGKWQVDPLIPVQNRGIILYSVRDRISAAPDDSGVPYGFERVLASLAEMGYKEIEFAGYNQHTSILGRQITPTEIRKILDDNGLVANGTHASINAATFQQQLDIAEELGMKNIGTGSDPTNSAYQADWDAAADLWNELGRQAKERKMRLYTHNHDVAYSFLLDSGPLDANGKPTRSSGVRRLEYFFAKTDPKYVFFECDIYWAYVARHKHTKYINSAGQEKTSLFDPILNVARRTKRFPLFHAKDGNRNTALPNGYEMIPLGEGDINFQQFFQTIGESDFHHANWEMDTAPGGTAAPAQSLDFARLSYANMADLTIYNKD; from the coding sequence GTGAACGAGGAACAGCGTCGTATGGCCGCCGACCCCCAGTACCGCGCCCAGGTCACCCGTCGTCGGCTGCTGGCCGCGTCGGCCGGCGCCGCCGCCGTGCTCGGCGCGGCCGGCCTGCCGGTTCTCCAGACCAAGGCCCCGGCCCGCGCCGACGGCAAGTGGCAGGTCGACCCGCTCATCCCGGTGCAGAACCGTGGCATCATCCTCTACAGCGTCCGGGACCGGATCTCCGCCGCCCCGGACGACAGCGGCGTGCCGTACGGCTTCGAGCGGGTGCTCGCCAGCCTGGCCGAGATGGGCTACAAGGAGATCGAGTTCGCCGGCTACAACCAGCACACCTCGATCCTGGGCCGGCAGATCACCCCGACCGAGATCCGCAAGATCCTGGACGACAACGGCCTGGTCGCCAACGGCACCCACGCGTCGATCAACGCGGCGACCTTCCAGCAGCAGCTCGACATCGCCGAGGAACTCGGCATGAAGAACATCGGCACCGGCAGCGACCCGACCAACAGCGCCTACCAGGCCGACTGGGACGCCGCCGCCGACCTGTGGAACGAGCTGGGTCGGCAGGCCAAGGAGCGCAAGATGCGCCTCTACACCCACAACCACGACGTGGCGTACTCGTTCCTGCTCGACAGCGGCCCGCTGGACGCCAACGGCAAGCCGACCCGCTCGTCCGGCGTGCGCCGGCTGGAGTACTTCTTCGCCAAGACCGACCCGAAGTACGTCTTCTTCGAGTGCGACATCTACTGGGCGTACGTGGCGCGGCACAAGCACACCAAGTACATCAACTCGGCCGGCCAGGAGAAGACCTCGCTGTTCGACCCGATCCTGAACGTGGCGCGGCGCACCAAGCGGTTCCCGCTGTTCCACGCCAAGGACGGCAACCGCAACACCGCGCTGCCCAACGGCTACGAGATGATCCCGCTCGGCGAGGGTGACATCAACTTCCAGCAGTTCTTCCAGACCATCGGCGAGTCCGACTTCCACCACGCCAACTGGGAGATGGACACCGCCCCCGGCGGCACCGCCGCGCCGGCCCAGTCGCTCGACTTCGCCCGGCTCAGCTACGCCAACATGGCCGACCTGACCATCTACAACAAGGACTGA
- a CDS encoding Wzz/FepE/Etk N-terminal domain-containing protein, which translates to MGSSRVEIVDYLRVARRRLWLLVGIPLVAGAAAALVVLLGPQQYAATSYVAAPALVGGSAAQQYTGTQAANQFAAAFAAAVTSPQVVDQVATDTGVPADTLRDGLAVKQVGASSQLTVTYTAADRNTVAPVLAATGKRALAFLFASQVGIATDEVKTATDELTTATRAINDWEKTNKVSQPDKLYQSTLQEIASLRQQQLQMQAVGNSRGATAAAESISAGQKRLDGLGPKLPDYQALIAQRDSATSALASARQGLQQARAQSQAADPDKVTSVGEVQPVSRTKALVGLVLPVSGAGLLLAVLLVAVVEWLARSRRAGQPQAVGRATPASTGGRRGSDDTVVLPVVAATVPEQRSRHR; encoded by the coding sequence GTGGGGAGCAGCAGGGTGGAGATCGTCGACTATCTGCGGGTCGCGCGGCGTCGACTCTGGCTGCTGGTGGGCATTCCGCTGGTGGCCGGGGCGGCAGCCGCACTTGTCGTCCTACTCGGCCCGCAGCAGTACGCGGCCACCTCGTACGTCGCCGCGCCCGCCCTGGTCGGCGGCAGCGCGGCCCAGCAGTACACAGGCACCCAGGCGGCCAACCAGTTCGCGGCGGCCTTCGCCGCGGCGGTGACCTCCCCGCAGGTGGTCGACCAGGTGGCCACCGACACCGGGGTCCCCGCCGACACGCTGCGCGACGGACTGGCGGTCAAGCAGGTCGGCGCGAGCAGCCAGCTCACCGTGACCTACACCGCCGCCGACCGGAACACGGTCGCCCCGGTGCTCGCCGCGACCGGCAAGCGCGCCCTGGCCTTCCTGTTCGCCAGCCAGGTCGGCATCGCCACCGACGAGGTGAAGACGGCCACCGACGAGCTGACCACCGCCACCCGGGCGATCAACGACTGGGAGAAGACCAACAAGGTCAGCCAGCCGGACAAGCTCTACCAGTCGACCCTCCAGGAGATCGCCAGCCTGCGGCAGCAGCAGTTGCAGATGCAGGCGGTCGGCAACAGCCGGGGCGCCACCGCCGCCGCCGAGTCGATCAGCGCCGGGCAGAAGCGGCTCGACGGGCTCGGCCCGAAGCTGCCCGACTACCAGGCGCTGATCGCGCAACGGGACAGCGCCACCAGCGCGCTCGCCTCGGCCCGACAGGGCCTGCAACAGGCCCGCGCCCAGTCCCAGGCCGCCGACCCCGACAAGGTGACCAGTGTCGGCGAGGTGCAGCCGGTGTCCCGGACGAAGGCGCTGGTCGGCCTGGTGCTCCCGGTGTCCGGTGCCGGCCTGCTGCTGGCCGTGTTGCTGGTGGCGGTGGTGGAGTGGCTGGCACGCAGCCGGCGGGCCGGGCAGCCGCAGGCGGTGGGGCGGGCGACCCCGGCGTCGACCGGTGGCCGGCGCGGCAGTGACGACACGGTGGTGCTGCCGGTCGTCGCGGCGACCGTGCCCGAGCAGCGCTCCCGGCACCGGTAG
- a CDS encoding O-antigen ligase family protein, which produces MDGQRNGTEGGPALPTQGRRRWSAGDPTVRLLTAGAALLCAVVSVGVGLAATGGGRIGAVLPLVVLAGLAVGVLALTRFSAYVLLMLAVRSCVDLFKLSGPTAGRADGAGATRAMDPSTILAVLFLLAAGLWLAAQLRQRGRLRGSPLGVAMLLVGATSLVSAAGAAQPVPSALEALRIGTVVVMFVVLEQLMPDLPAVRRVLLAAYVSLALAVGYTVVLSLLGHPPAEVKGDFTRISGPFSQSTTFGRYLMFMVIFGFGIHRYLSRRLRLGLGVLLAASLLFLLLTNTRSAILGAGLGLLVVAVLHRSRRMLVALCLVAVAGVALLPSVAQRFGQLADSTAVGGGPTGNTLAWRVGYWSEIVSLANRNPVTGIGPNMTKFEADEAKKPHNDFLRAYVETGLAGLLAYLAMMALCLHTGLNALRRAPPGSLGRGIAVGFLGCAVAFVAVSAASNVISNVVTLWYFAAFAAAAGAVARGLPTGPSRAATPRPVPTGWHHR; this is translated from the coding sequence GTGGACGGACAGCGAAACGGCACGGAGGGCGGCCCCGCCCTGCCCACCCAGGGACGCCGCCGGTGGTCCGCCGGTGACCCGACCGTGCGCCTGCTGACCGCCGGCGCGGCGCTGCTCTGCGCGGTGGTGTCGGTCGGCGTCGGGCTGGCCGCGACCGGTGGCGGCCGGATCGGCGCGGTGCTGCCCCTGGTGGTCCTCGCCGGGCTGGCCGTCGGGGTGCTCGCGCTGACCCGCTTCTCGGCGTACGTGCTGCTGATGCTGGCGGTCCGGTCCTGCGTCGACCTGTTCAAGCTCAGCGGCCCGACGGCCGGTCGGGCCGACGGTGCCGGGGCGACCCGCGCGATGGACCCGTCGACGATCCTGGCGGTGCTGTTCCTGCTCGCCGCCGGCCTCTGGCTCGCCGCCCAACTGCGGCAGCGGGGCCGGCTGCGCGGCTCCCCGCTCGGTGTGGCGATGCTGCTGGTCGGGGCCACCTCGCTGGTCAGCGCGGCGGGGGCCGCCCAGCCGGTGCCCAGCGCCCTGGAGGCGCTGCGGATCGGCACCGTGGTGGTGATGTTCGTGGTCCTGGAGCAGCTGATGCCGGACCTGCCGGCGGTCCGCCGGGTGCTGCTCGCCGCGTACGTCTCGCTGGCGCTTGCGGTCGGCTACACCGTCGTGCTGTCCCTGCTCGGCCACCCGCCGGCCGAGGTCAAGGGGGACTTCACCCGGATCAGCGGCCCGTTCAGCCAGTCCACCACGTTCGGCCGGTACCTGATGTTCATGGTGATCTTCGGGTTCGGCATCCACCGCTACCTGAGCCGTCGGCTGCGCCTCGGCCTCGGCGTGCTGCTCGCCGCGTCGCTGCTGTTCCTGCTGCTCACCAACACCCGCAGCGCGATCCTCGGGGCGGGGCTGGGCCTGCTGGTGGTCGCGGTGCTGCACCGCAGCCGGCGGATGCTGGTGGCGCTCTGCCTGGTCGCGGTGGCCGGGGTGGCCCTGCTGCCGAGCGTGGCGCAGCGCTTCGGGCAGCTCGCCGACAGCACCGCCGTGGGCGGTGGCCCGACCGGCAACACCCTCGCCTGGCGGGTCGGCTACTGGTCGGAGATCGTGTCGCTGGCCAACCGCAACCCGGTCACCGGGATCGGCCCCAACATGACCAAGTTCGAGGCCGACGAGGCGAAGAAGCCGCACAACGACTTCCTGCGTGCGTACGTGGAGACCGGGCTGGCCGGGCTGCTGGCGTACCTGGCGATGATGGCGCTGTGCCTGCACACCGGGCTGAACGCGCTGCGCCGGGCCCCACCGGGCAGCCTCGGCCGGGGCATCGCGGTCGGCTTCCTGGGCTGCGCGGTCGCCTTCGTCGCGGTCAGCGCGGCGTCCAACGTGATCTCGAACGTGGTCACCCTGTGGTATTTCGCGGCGTTCGCCGCGGCGGCCGGGGCGGTCGCCCGCGGGCTGCCGACCGGCCCGTCCCGGGCGGCGACGCCCCGACCGGTGCCGACCGGATGGCACCACCGATGA
- a CDS encoding ThuA domain-containing protein — protein MARSVHRWLAAIAGFGIVVPLAATAPALAQPAQDQTSVLVFTKTDGERHPSIDKGVNAIRTLGGSNGFTVDVTQNSTAFSDDNLASYGAVVFLNTTGDVLDGGQEAAFERYIRNGGGYLGVHAAVEAEPSWTFYRDIVGTTVAGTASSGSATIDVADRVHPASKPLARQLSLNDQWYNFTTNVRGTAHVLATVDEKTFTGGTMGYDHPISWCKDFQGGRSFYTGLGDSADTYANGAFRKHLLGAIQWSAGMVQGDCGATVKANYEKVILNDEPGEPMTLSVLPDGRVLHNTRAGEIRLYDPKTGASPVITTLPVYQHDEDGLQSITIGPDFATDKWVYVYYAPKLDTPITDAPVTSTDPTAWDVYKGHNQLSRFKWVEEPTPHLDLASEQKIMKVDTDRGVCCHVAGEVKFDGKGLLYLVTGDDTNAGGSDGFTPINESPTQGPGYDAQRSAGNTNDLRGKVLRIKVKADGSYSVPAGNLFPEAEDRENKTRPEIFLMGLRNPFRFDVDSRGFVYIGDYSPDSQVPNAARGPEGTGRWIAANKAGNYGWPYCYSPTLPYIDYDFVTKQSKGAFNCAAPVNDSPRNTGRRVLPPVQDPQLNYTFRATTTCAEAYLSTPAGTCEFQWPVLGTGGVGPMGGPVYKYDAALASETKFPEYYHDAVVFGEFTRDKLFMMRTNGSGKLVGVEQFLPGFVFDNPMDMEFGPDGSLYLLEYGDGFFRANPDAALSVIRYAKGTRAPVAELKASPTSGQAPLTVQFSAEGSYDADPGETITYAWDFDGNGTTDATDRDASHTYTTNGVFTAKLTVTDTSGKTAVLTREITVGNTAPTVKVTSPLSGTFFNWGDTVPWTVTVTDPEDGPIDCSRVTVSFVLGHDTHGHGMSDANGCSGSFETPADGADHAGGYLYGAISATYADKGANGQPALSALDQIVLQTYRQQAEFAQVQQGVTLANTTDAGGGQHVAGIDNGDHIALDPVNLGGIDKITFRYAGGSTATAGTPRGIVELRLDSPTGALVTSATLNATAGTSAWASQTFPVSQAAGTHALYLVFKPVEGGPTTSLFNLNWVEFGGPTA, from the coding sequence ATGGCAAGATCGGTACACCGATGGCTCGCCGCGATCGCAGGGTTCGGGATCGTCGTCCCGCTCGCCGCGACCGCCCCGGCGTTGGCCCAGCCGGCCCAGGACCAGACAAGCGTCCTGGTTTTCACCAAGACCGACGGTGAGCGGCACCCGTCCATCGACAAGGGTGTCAACGCGATCCGCACGCTGGGTGGCAGCAACGGCTTCACCGTCGACGTCACCCAGAACTCCACCGCCTTCTCCGACGACAACCTGGCCAGCTACGGCGCGGTCGTCTTCCTGAACACCACGGGTGACGTGCTCGACGGCGGCCAAGAGGCGGCCTTCGAGCGCTACATCCGCAACGGTGGCGGCTACCTCGGCGTGCACGCCGCGGTCGAGGCCGAGCCGTCGTGGACCTTCTACCGCGACATCGTCGGCACCACAGTGGCCGGTACGGCGTCGAGCGGGTCGGCGACCATCGACGTGGCCGACCGGGTCCACCCGGCGAGCAAGCCACTCGCCCGGCAGCTCAGTCTGAACGACCAGTGGTACAACTTCACCACAAACGTCCGGGGCACCGCGCACGTGCTGGCCACGGTGGACGAGAAGACCTTCACCGGTGGCACCATGGGCTACGACCACCCGATCTCCTGGTGCAAGGACTTCCAGGGCGGCCGGTCGTTCTACACCGGACTCGGTGACTCCGCCGACACGTACGCCAACGGCGCGTTCCGCAAGCACCTGCTCGGCGCGATCCAGTGGTCGGCCGGCATGGTCCAGGGCGACTGCGGCGCGACGGTCAAGGCCAACTACGAGAAGGTCATCCTCAACGACGAACCGGGCGAGCCGATGACCCTGTCGGTGCTGCCCGACGGTCGGGTGCTGCACAACACCCGGGCCGGTGAGATCCGGCTCTACGACCCGAAGACCGGCGCCAGCCCGGTGATCACCACCCTCCCGGTCTACCAGCACGACGAGGACGGTCTCCAGTCGATCACCATCGGCCCGGACTTCGCGACCGACAAGTGGGTCTACGTCTACTACGCCCCGAAGCTGGACACCCCCATCACCGACGCGCCGGTGACCAGCACCGACCCGACCGCGTGGGACGTCTACAAGGGGCACAACCAGCTCTCCCGGTTCAAGTGGGTCGAGGAGCCGACGCCGCACCTGGACCTGGCCAGCGAGCAGAAGATCATGAAGGTCGACACCGACCGGGGCGTCTGCTGCCACGTCGCCGGTGAGGTCAAGTTCGACGGCAAGGGGCTGCTCTACCTGGTCACGGGCGACGACACCAACGCCGGTGGCTCGGACGGCTTTACCCCGATCAACGAGTCGCCGACCCAGGGGCCGGGCTACGACGCCCAGCGCTCCGCCGGCAACACCAACGACCTGCGGGGCAAGGTGCTGCGGATCAAGGTGAAGGCGGACGGGTCGTACAGCGTCCCGGCCGGCAACCTCTTCCCCGAGGCCGAGGACCGGGAGAACAAGACCCGCCCGGAGATCTTCCTGATGGGCCTGCGCAACCCGTTCCGCTTCGACGTGGACTCCCGGGGCTTCGTCTACATCGGTGACTACTCGCCGGACTCGCAGGTGCCGAACGCGGCCCGGGGGCCGGAGGGCACCGGTCGGTGGATCGCCGCCAACAAGGCGGGCAACTACGGCTGGCCGTACTGCTACTCGCCGACCCTGCCGTATATCGACTACGACTTCGTGACCAAGCAGTCGAAGGGGGCGTTCAACTGCGCCGCGCCGGTGAACGACTCGCCGCGCAACACCGGCCGTCGGGTCCTCCCGCCGGTGCAGGACCCGCAGCTCAACTACACCTTCCGCGCCACCACCACCTGCGCCGAGGCGTACCTGAGCACGCCGGCCGGCACCTGTGAGTTCCAGTGGCCGGTGCTCGGCACCGGTGGCGTCGGCCCGATGGGCGGCCCGGTCTACAAGTACGACGCCGCGCTGGCCTCCGAGACCAAGTTCCCGGAGTACTACCACGACGCGGTGGTCTTCGGGGAGTTCACCCGGGACAAGCTCTTCATGATGCGCACCAACGGCAGCGGCAAGCTGGTCGGGGTGGAGCAGTTCCTGCCGGGCTTCGTCTTCGACAACCCGATGGACATGGAGTTCGGCCCGGACGGCAGCCTCTACCTGCTGGAGTACGGCGACGGCTTCTTCCGGGCCAACCCGGACGCCGCGCTCTCGGTGATCCGTTACGCCAAGGGCACCCGGGCACCGGTGGCGGAGCTGAAGGCCAGCCCCACCTCCGGCCAGGCGCCGCTGACCGTGCAGTTCTCCGCCGAGGGCTCCTACGACGCGGACCCGGGCGAGACCATCACCTACGCCTGGGACTTCGACGGCAACGGCACCACCGACGCGACCGACCGGGACGCGTCGCACACCTACACCACCAACGGCGTCTTCACCGCCAAGCTGACGGTGACCGACACCAGCGGCAAGACGGCGGTGCTCACCCGCGAGATCACCGTGGGCAACACCGCACCCACCGTGAAGGTCACCTCGCCGCTGTCCGGCACCTTCTTCAACTGGGGTGACACCGTGCCGTGGACGGTCACCGTGACCGACCCCGAGGACGGCCCGATCGACTGCAGCCGGGTCACCGTCTCCTTCGTCCTGGGTCACGACACGCACGGGCACGGCATGAGCGACGCCAACGGCTGCTCGGGCTCGTTCGAGACCCCGGCCGACGGTGCCGACCACGCCGGTGGCTACCTGTACGGCGCGATCAGCGCCACCTACGCCGACAAGGGCGCCAACGGTCAGCCGGCGCTCTCCGCGCTCGACCAGATCGTCCTGCAGACCTACCGGCAGCAGGCCGAGTTCGCCCAGGTGCAGCAGGGCGTCACCCTGGCGAACACCACCGACGCCGGTGGCGGCCAGCACGTGGCCGGCATCGACAACGGTGACCACATCGCGCTCGACCCGGTCAACCTGGGCGGGATCGACAAGATCACCTTCCGGTACGCCGGTGGCTCCACGGCCACCGCCGGAACCCCGCGCGGCATCGTCGAGCTGCGGCTCGACTCGCCGACCGGGGCCCTGGTGACAAGCGCGACGCTCAACGCCACCGCAGGCACCAGCGCCTGGGCCAGCCAGACCTTCCCGGTCAGCCAGGCCGCCGGCACGCACGCGCTCTACCTGGTCTTCAAGCCCGTCGAAGGCGGACCGACGACCAGTCTGTTCAACCTCAACTGGGTGGAGTTCGGCGGCCCGACCGCCTGA